In one window of Chelmon rostratus isolate fCheRos1 chromosome 19, fCheRos1.pri, whole genome shotgun sequence DNA:
- the stoml2 gene encoding stomatin-like protein 2, mitochondrial, producing the protein MMLRTLCRTGGALLQQTQRTVPRLWVTPAQQRWASSLPMNTVVLFVPQQEAWVVERMGRFHRILEPGLNFLIPLLDRIRYVQSLKEIVIDVPEQSAVSLDNVTLQIDGVLYLKILDPFKASYGVEDPEYAVTQLAQTTMRSELGKLTLDKVFRERESLNSNIVHAINQASDDWGIRCLRYEIKDIHVPPRVKESMQMQVEAERKKRATVLESEGTREAAINVAEGCKQAQILASEGEKTERINQAAGEAQAVVAKAEAKAKAIRVLSEALTEQNGNAAASLSVAEQYVSAFSKLAKESNTILLPSSTGDISGMVTQAMTIYSTLAKTSQKAAPEAVKEKSEEVVNQSSQ; encoded by the exons ATGATGTTACGGACGCTGTGTCGGACCGGCGGGGCCCTCCTGCAG CAAACCCAGAGGACCGTGCCCAGGTTGTGGGTGACGCCGGCCCAGCAGCGATGGGCGTCCAGCCTGCCCATGAACACTGTGGTCCTGTTTGTGCCCCAACAGGAAGCCTGGGTGGTGGAGAGAATGGGTCGCTTCCACCGCATCTTAGAGCCG GGTTTAAACTTCCTCATACCGTTACTTGACCGTATTCGCTACGTGCAGAGTCTCAAGGAGATTGTCATTGATGTCCCGGAGCAGTCTGCCGTATCTCTAG ATAACGTAACTCTACAGATTGATGGGGTGCTTTACTTAAAGATCCTAGACCCTTTTAAG GCCAGTTACGGTGTTGAGGATCCAGAATACGCCGTCACACAGCTGGCACAGACCACCATGCGTTCAGAACTGGGCAAACTCACACTGGACAAAGTGTTCAGG gaaaGGGAGTCCCTCAATTCCAACATTGTCCACGCCATCAACCAAGCTTCAGATGATTGGGGAATCCGTTGCCTCCGTTATGAAATCAAAGATATACACGTTCCACCTCGTGTCAAGGAGTCCATGCAGATGCAG GTGGAGGCTGAGCGCAAGAAGAGAGCCACGGTGCTGGAGTCTGAAGGGACGAGGGAAGCGGCCATCAATGTCGCGGAGGGTTGTAAACAAGCTCAGATTCTGGCCTCGGAGGGTGAAAAAACAGAGCGGATCAATCAAGCAGCTG GTGAGGCCCAAGCAGTGGTGGCCAAAGCAGAGGCAAAAGCTAAGGCTATCCGTGTGCTATCGGAGGCTCTGACTGAGCAG AATGGAAATGCAGCAGCCTCGCTGAGTGTGGCCGAGCAGTACGTGTCTGCTTTCTCCAAACTTGCCAAGGAGTCCAACACCATCCTTCTGCCCTCTAGTACCGGCGACATCAGCGGAATGGTCACACAG GCTATGACCATTTATAGCACGTTGGCAAAGACGAGCCAAAAAGCAGCACCAGAGGCGGTGAAGGAGAAGAGCGAGGAGGTCGTGAACCAGTCATCTCAATAG